The Microcella flavibacter DNA segment CCAGGCGAGGGCCTGACCGGAGAGCTTCTCGCGGAACTTCGTGCCGTGGTGCGCGCAGAACAGCAGCTCGCCGGTGGCGAGGGTCACGCGCACGTAGGCCTGGGCGCCGCAGCTGTCGCAGCGGTCGGCCACCGTGAGGGGCTGGGCGGTGACGATCTCGGGGCTCTCGCTGGTGAGTTGCGTCATGGGGGTTTCCCTCGCTTCCTGGATCGTCAGCAAAACCTGCTGACCTGTATTCGAACACACCGGCCCTGAGGTTCGGTGCCAATCGACGGGCGTTTTCGCTGACCGCGGAAGGCCCGGCCACAGCGTAGGCGCGGCCCGCGTGGGGGCGGGGCGCCGGGGTCGCGCGCGAATAGGCTGTCGGAGGCCCCGGCGAGGGCCGCAGCATCCCGCATCGACCCGAATCATCACCGACGCACCAAGGCGGTTCCCGTGGCCCAATCCGATTACAACGCCCACCACCTCTCGGTGCTCGAGGGGCTCGAGGCGGTGCGCAAGCGCCCCGGCATGTACATCGGAT contains these protein-coding regions:
- a CDS encoding DUF7455 domain-containing protein — translated: MTQLTSESPEIVTAQPLTVADRCDSCGAQAYVRVTLATGELLFCAHHGTKFREKLSGQALAWHDESSRLHD